From Zingiber officinale cultivar Zhangliang chromosome 5B, Zo_v1.1, whole genome shotgun sequence, the proteins below share one genomic window:
- the LOC121986645 gene encoding uncharacterized protein LOC121986645 — translation MKEVRARDNNEELFRYNRNSWSHTQTQAVWKLRNLKIVLAFEKIAYTLDKAPPKEAPVNATTDELEKLEKWSDHNLQARCYMLASMSNELQRWFEETMDAKDIHIHLQELYGAQTRSVKHVTVKELMTARIRDGASVHEHGVKMIGLIEKLLSLDLVIPHKLSTDILLLSLPSSFDNFVVNFNMNKLEATLEELVNMLANYEATMKKEKSVFHVGSSSRSKKESHKKGKKRSAPMKKIKLNKKLRPTKLNQSEHVCFHYNKPRHWRHNCKEYLAQKRSDKDDDKK, via the exons ATGAAGGAAGTACGAGCTCGTGACAACAATGAGGAGCTATTTCGCTACAATCGAAATAGTTGGAGTCATACCCAAACACAGGCTGTTTGGAAG CTAAGAAATTTAAAGATTGTTCTGGCATTTGAAAAGATTGCATATACATTAGATAAGGCACCTCCAAAAGAGGCTCCTGTTAATGCCACCACTGATGAGTTGGAAAAGCTTGAAAAATGGTCGGACCATAATCTTCAAGCAAGATGTTATAtgctggcttcaatgtcaaatgaacTGCAAAGGTGGTTTGAGGAGACTATGGATGCTAAAGATATTCACATACACCTACAAGAGTTGTATGGTGCACAGACTCGTTCAGTCAAGCACGTGACTGTCAAGGAGCTCATGACGGCTCGTATACGAGATGGGGCTTCGGTTCATGAGCATGGAGTTAAGATGATTGGGCTTATTGAAAAGTTATTGAGCCTTGACTTGGTTATTCCACACAAGCTATCGACGGACATCTTATTGTTGTCTCTCCCCTCCTCATTTGACAATTTTGTGGTTAACTTCAATATGAATAAGCTAGAGGCTACCCTTGAAGAGCTAGTCAATATGCTTGCAAATTATGAAGCAACCATGAAAAAGGAAAAATCTGTTTTCCATGTGGGTTCATCTTCTAGATCCAAGAAAGAATCCcataaaaagggaaagaaacgtTCTGCCCCTATGAAGAAGATTAAGCTTAATAAGAAGCTAAGGCCCACAAAGCTTAATCAGTCAGAACATGTTTGTTTCCACTACAATAAGCCTAGACATTGGAGGCACAATTGTAAGGAGTATCTTGCTCAGAAGCGTTCTGACAAAG ATGATGACAAGAAGTAA